Proteins found in one Mustela lutreola isolate mMusLut2 chromosome 10, mMusLut2.pri, whole genome shotgun sequence genomic segment:
- the CTXND2 gene encoding cortexin domain containing 2 yields the protein MDDSNLSSSVDVDKGFAIAFVVLLFLFLIVMIFRCAKLVKNPYEASSPTTEPSLS from the coding sequence ATGGATGATTCAAACCTGTCTAGCAGTGTTGATGTAGACAAAGGCTTTGCCATTGCCTTTGTTGTCCTTCTATTTCTGTTCCTAATTGTGATGATTTTCCGGTGTGCCAAGTTGGTGAAGAATCCCTACGAGGCCAGCTCCCCAACCACGGAACCATCTCTGAGCTGA